CGTTGCGAACGCGGCAGCTTCCACGGAGCGTCGACAATTTGCGGCTCACCACCCTGCGCAACGATCATCTCTTTGAATTTTTCCAGCGCGCGACCGGTGGCAATGAGATCCCATGCGAGTTTCTTGCCTGCTTCAGGCGAGTCGGCCCTCTCGCCGAGATAGAACATCCATCCGCAGAGTTCGAGCGAAAGAATGCGCAGGTCTTCCGGCCCGCCACCGCGGAGCACCTCAATGCACTCTTCGACCTCAAGCGCGTTACCGACCTTGTTGCCGAGCGGTTGGTCCATGTCTGTAATGAGCGCAACCATGCGCTTGCCCATGTCTGTTCCGACGTCGACCATAAGGCGCGCCAGTGCTTCGGAGTCTTCTTCCTTCTTCATGAATGCGCCGCTGCCGGTCTTCACGTCGAGCACCAGCCCGTCAATCCCCTCGGCCAGTTTTTTGCTCATGATGGACGCACAGATCAGTGGCGGACTTTCTACAGTCCCGGTCACATCACGGAGCGCATACAGTTTCTTGTCGGCGGGCGCAACTTCGGCAGTCTGGCCGATCATTGCGCATCCGACCTTAGTCAAGACTGTTCGGAACTTGTCGAGCGTTAGGTTGACGCTGAAGCCCGGTATAGCTTCGAGTTTGTCGAGCGTTCCGCCGGTATGTCCAAGGCCACGCCCGCTCAACATGGGGACGTAAACGCCTCCGGCGGCGACAACAGGCGAGAGGATGAGTGAGGTTTTGTCGCCCACGCCCCCGGTCGAATGCTTATCGATTTTGCGAGCGGGCAGATCCGAAAAATCGAGGACCTGTCCGGAGTACAGCATCGAGTGGAGCAGCGCCGAAGTCTCGGCGCGCGTCATGCCGCGCAGAAAGGTCGCCATGAGGAACGCGGAAACCTGGTAGTCGGGCACCTCTCCGCGGGTATACGCGGAGATAATGAATTCGATTTCCTGGCAGGAGAGTTCGCGACCGTCGCGCTTCTTCTTAATGAGTTCGACAACAAGCATAAGTCTGGGGCCGCTCAGCCGCACACACGAGAGCGCGAGGCAAACCCCAGGCACTTCTCAGTAGGGTTCCAGCAAACGGCTCAAAGGAGTCTGGCAGAGACACTGTAGCTTAAAGGACATAGGCCATCGTGGAAAGGAAAAAACGGTAGTAATCGCGGGCGGATGGCCATTTCCAAGCTGTCGACTCGGACCCGATTTCGACCACACCCTCTGTGAGCCTCGCCGGCGTTTTCGTTTAGAATGTGCACCATGAAAATCCGCCCTCTGTTGCCCCTGTCTCTCTGCTTTTGTCTCTCCCTTTCAGCTGCGACCGCGCTGTATGCCGGAACGCCGGAAAAAGAGGCGGTTTTAGCTCCTGTGAAAGCGCTGTTTGATGGCATGGCGAAACGCGACGCGGCGGCGGTCAAGAAGCCGTTGCTCGCCGGGGGCTCGATGGTGCTGATGCGCGATGGCAAGCCCGTCCGGATGACCTTTGAAGAATTCGCGGATCGAGTGGCCAAACCCGGAACCACGCGCATCGAGGAGCGAATCCATAATCCGCTGGTGCGCATCGATCACGATCTGGCAGTGGTATGGGCTCCATTCGGATTTCTTGTCGATGGCAAGGTTGACCATTGCGGAACTGACCTGTTCAATCTTGTTCGGACGGACGGTGAGTGGAAAATCGCAAGTGTCGCCGATACGGGGCGAAAGGATTGCCCGATCACACCGCACAAAGCCAAATAGTTCACGACGAAAAGTGTTTGCGGAAATCCCGGAATGTCCTGCCTGTAATCACATTCCACGGCGCTCCCCGTATTCCGTCCCGTATCCCCCGGATGTCACAGATTCCCAAAACGGGAACGACGCATCCTGCGGGTCATCGTCCTTTCGAGAAGCTACATGTGAGTCGCGTCACCGAATTCAGTCACACTCTTCTTAAATACTTTGCAAGTTCGTCATTTCTCTCTGAGCGACTGTGGCTGCGGGAAAGCTCGTCGTAGGGCTACGCGTTCTTTGGGCTCTGGGGTTCCGGTTGCATGGGGTCGAACCGCGGTGTAGTTAGGAGTTCTCTAGGAGTTTCTGTACCGGGATGGGTATCGGCGGCAACGCGATCATTGTTCTCGGTACTGATGTTATTCCTCTCCATCTACTGCCTGCTGGCGTACTTACCCGATACCTACTACATGCTCATCAGGGCTCCGTACCTGGTCTGGCTGCCCTGGCTGATTCGATTCCAACCCTGGATTTTCAGCGTCCTTGCAGTTTCTCTATGTGTCGTCTTGTTCCTGGAAGGAAAGCAACATGTACGCAGATTGCTAATCGAATTTACGCTGGTGCTTCTGGCAGCTGCCGTATTGTTTTTTGTGACCGAACCCCTGGCTCATATTCAGAACGATTCTCGCAGTTTTATCTGGAGCTTAGTACTGCTGTTTCCGGTACTCTTCCTGGGAACTCTAGATATTGCCGCGGATTGGAAGCTAATTGAGGCGGCTAACCAGCAACCACCACGGCGGTTAGGATTTGTGGTCCCACTGCTTGTTGCGGGCGCTGTCGGAATCGTCGACCCGGGTACGTCGATCCTTCGTTCCTTACAAAGCAGTTCCGCGTTTCATATTGTTGCACGGGACATTTGGGCGTGGCTCCTCGCGGTGGCGGCAGATCTCCTGCTTTGCGTATTCCTGGTAAGCCTGTACAACCTTCCCGAGTCGCTGCACTTGTCACGCCGCCCAGTCTTGCGGTTTGTCGTATACAGGTTGGTGACGTGGATCTTGCTTGATCGTCTTCTCCAGAACGTCATCCTGGATTCACTGCCATTCCACAGCATACCGTCTCAGCTCTATTCAGGTACGCTTGCTCTCACATCGGTGATATTCGGCGGGTCAGAACGGATTCTGCTTCCGGATATACGGGCATGGCGACACAGGTTTGTCGAGCAGAAGAAAACTCGGGTGCTAATAGGCTTGGGATGCGTCCTCGTGGCTTTGGCTTATGTTGTGCCGGCATTGATCGGCTTGCTTGATTGGAATTACTTACTTGAGAAGATGTGGACCTTGATACTGTGGACCGGGGCGATTATCACAGCTGTTTTGTGGCGAAGAATGCGGTCGCCGCGGCCGTATCCTGCGCTCCCAATCGTGTGCATTCTCGTTATCAGCCCCTTGCTGTACGTCTACGCCCTGGCGCCCTCAACTCATCGAACTGAGACATCCGATGTCTCGATGGGAATGAGCGTCGCTCTTGCGCAACACGTGAGTTTGGACACATCGTACAGGGTAGTTGAGGAGCTGTGGGCATGGCGAAGGGAGTCGTGGCCTTGGCGGCACGAAAATACCTGTGATGAACTTTGCCATTTCCTGCTTGCACATAGCAATCTAGCGCGAACAGTAAAGGCGACAGCGGTTGACGTAAAGCTGGTGGAGAAACTGGAGCCTACTTCGATCAAGAAACCGAACATATTCGTCATTGTGATCGATAGTCTGCGCCAGGACTACGTCTCTGCCTACAATCCGGCGGTCACCTTCACGCCCGAGATTGGAAAATTCGCGGCTGAAAGCACAGTATTTCGGAATGCCTTCACACGGTATAACGGCACAGCACTGTCCGAACCTGCGATCTGGGCAGGAGCGATGTTGCTGCACAAGAAGTCCTACCTGCAGCCCTTTCACACCCTCAACGGAATGGAGAAACTGCTGGATACGGACGATTATCAACGCTTTATAAGCGTGGATATCCCGGTTTTACAGGTTGTGCTGCAGCGGACGCCGGACCTGGTGCCCTTGGATGAGAATGTGAAGGTCTGGACACAGGAAGACGTCTGTTCGACGGAACTCGACGCCGAAAACAAAATTAATCGCCGAGCGGATAGGCGACCGATATTCATGTATGCCCAGCCTCAAAATCTGCACGCGATCACTCTCTCCGGGTTGGGTCCCTACCGAAATCCTAGAAAGCCGTATCCCGGCTTCATGCCGAAGGTAGCCTCGGAATTGGAGCGTGTCGACGGGTGCTTCGGCAGGTTCATCCACTACCTGAAGTCGTCCGGCCTCTATAACAACAGCATCGTCGTACTCACGTCCGATCATGGCGATTCGTATGGAGAATATGGACGACTGGGACATGCGTGGACCATGAACCCTGAGGACCTGCGGATTCCGCTCATTATTCATCTTCCGGAGAAGATGAAGAGCACCTATTACCATGATCCCGATCAGATCGCATTCAACATCGATATCACGCCGACGCTCTATTACCTGTTGGGGCATGGACCCGTCGTGAACGACCCACGCTTTGGACGGCCGCTCTTCACCAAAACGCCAAAAGAAGCAGAAGCGTACCGGCGCGACAGCTATCTTGTGGTTAATACTTACACGCCGATTTATGGACTTCTAAGTAACAATGGAAAAAGCCTGTTCATTGCCAACCCGCTTGACTATACCAACGGGTATTTCGACCTGGAAAAGGATCCTTTTGGAGTCGTCAATCGATTGAATGACAAGATTCTGATTACCGACCAGGAACTCATCCACGATGACGTGCAGCAGATCGGAAAGCTCTATCACTTCGAATTGCACGAGCCAACCTTCATGGAGTGGCTCACGCACTAGTGAAACCTTCCACACACTGAAGCGCGTGGTTATACATGGTTGCGACCGCTCCAAGGGCTGAACTGCGGCACGGCCCGCATTCATGGCAGTCACTTCATAAAATTTGCTGAGGCGCTCCCACGCCGAATCGTGGTATAAGTCCCGAAATGTCCCAACAGCCAGGCTCTTTCCGGCTCTTCCGCGTTGCAGGTATTACCGTTTATCTGCATTCGTTGTGGTTTGTCGTCGCGGTCTTTGAGATCAGCGCTCGAAAGAACTACTACTCCTCCATATCCTGGAACATCGCCGAATATCTCGGACTCTTCTTGATCGTGCTGCTGCACGAGTTCGGCCATGCGCTCGCCTGCAAGCAGGTTGGCGGCAGCGCCGACCGAATCCTCTTGTGGCCTCTGGGAGGCGTGGCCTACGTCTCACCGCCAGAGCGGCCCGGCGCAACCTTGTGGAGCATCGCCGCAGGCCCACTCGTCAACGTAGTGATTGCCGGGATCCTCTTCGCTGTCCCTTATGTCGACCCGTCACTGCTGTCGACTCCGGGCGACATGCGTCTCTTCATCCGGTCCATCACTCTCATCAACTGGGTGCTCCTCGTCTTCAATCTTCTTCCGGTGTACCCGCTGGATGGCGGTCAGATCCTGCGCTCGCTTCTCTGGTTCGTGTTCGGACGCGCGCGCAGTCTCAGCATCACCGCATGGATCGGCTTCGCGGGCGGCATCGCGCTATTAGCCCTTGCTCTCAAAGCGGGATCGGTCTGGCTCGGCGCCGTCGCCTTATACATGCTGTTCAGGTGCTGGCGTGGAATGCAGGGCGCTCGCGCGCTCGCGAAACTGGAGAGCCTGCCTCGCCGCCCGGATTTCGCCTGCCCGTCATGCACGCAATCACCGCAAATCGGCGACTTCTGGAAATGCAGGTGCGGCACGCGCTTCGACACGTTCGCTACTCAGGCTACATGCCCGCAGTGTGGCACACAGTACCCCAGGACGACGTGTTTCAACTGCCGAACCCAGCACCCGATCGAGGAGTGGAGGCGATTGTCCGCCGCGAGTTCATCAGCGTAGGTCGGACGTCCGGCGGGGAGTGTCCCGGTCCGGGACTTTTTGTAGACCCACCCCCTGTTTTCGCCTCCGCCTGTTTTCAGCGGCTTACGGAAATTTCCGCTGCAAAATATTGAGAGGGAAGAACTTAAATCTGAAAACCCGATGAGGATCTTTGTTTTCAGGGTTTTGCGACGGAAAAATGTGCGTTTGGGCTGCGTGCCCGGGGTGGAAAACCCCGGGTGAGCGTCGGGCCGGAGCCGTGGAACCCACATCTGTGGACGCACATCTGCTGACCACGACAGATGTGGGGCACCGGTCGACAAGCCAGTTCTCAGTTGCCGGTTCTCGGTTCTCAGATGAGGGGTACCGGGGCAGTCGTAAGACAAGCCACGCCATCGGCACACGTAAACGTGTGCCGCTTCCAGTTCGATGCGCGAGTTGAGAAAGATCAAAAGCAACGGCGCCCACGGAGGGCGCCGTCGTTGGACTTATCCATGATCAGGATAGAGGGTGGTGAGGAACGGTGTCTGTGATGTAAAGGAAAAAAGTTTTGGGCGATTCCCAAAACGGGAATTCGAAGTTGTGAAATTGGGGAATGTTCCGTCTGGCCCGCATTCCGCTGTCCTTCACCGGATGGCGGCTTTTACTTTTGCATTAGTTGGCGAATTAGCTTTCGCATTTCGACTGGAGAATAGCGGTCACTCCAAGTCGCGGTCTCTTTTCCACTCCGGTCAGTTTCTATGATGAGGTCATCCACCAAACGGGCAAGAAGCCACGGATTGTGACCGCATCTAATCTCGCCTCTCCACTTCGATCCCTCCAGAATCATGAACTCTGCCGGGTATTGCTGTTTCGCCTTACGCAATCTCCAAGCGACCTTTTCCACTGACAAGTGCGCGCCTGTGATAGAGCAGTTCAACTATCTCCCGCACGCGGTCGGCAGAAATGCGCGGGTCGAGAATCTCTGCGACCTTGTCCTCTCGCTTCGCGTGCTCCCCAATCCATTCCCACGTAACAAGCCACGCCTTCAGTCCTTTGTGCTTTTTCATTTGGCTGATGGCCACTCCTTCCCTTGTACCCTACCCTTCTCCCGCGCAGTCCAGCGGGAGAGGGTGGGGCTGTTCTTCTGTTCTATCATTCGGGATTTCTGGCCCCCATTCCTCAAGCTCTGGCAATCAACCTGGCGTGCTGCGCGCTGTCATGGCGTGCCCATTTTCGGTATGCGGATAGCGCGAGCAGGAGGGCATTGACTACGATCCAGGCTGCCGTCAGAGCCTGCGCAAGCAGCAAATTGCTGATGTCGAGATCAAACTGGAACTGGGCTTGCCGGACCTTCCACGCTCCGTTCTCGTTTACCATTACCCCCGTCAGCCGCAGGGGCAAAACCAGATAGCGCGAAAGATCAAACTTGACCGAGCCGACGGTAGCAAACCAGGCCACGTTTCCCACCGCCGAGATCTGGGTTTGGTCGAGGCGGAAGCGGCAATCGCCCCAGGATTCCCAGTCTTCCCGGATTAACTTGGTGACCTCAGGGTAGCCCACATAGATCTCCCCGGGCATGGTGCCGAGGACCACTGGTCGTTCGCGCGAAAACACGCCGTCCATGTACGTATCTAATTGCTTCACATCGCGCCGGGTGTAGCCCTCCTGGAATTTTTGCAATTGATTGAGCACTGAAGTCCGGACTTCCGGCGTAGCGTTGCCCCATTCCGGAGCAGCGCGCCATGCGCCCTGGTTTGGGGTATAGAGATTCCAGAGCAATACGAAAAGCAGAACGCTGAACAGCAACATGAATGCCCGCTTTATGATCGGCATTTGCTTTCCTCCTCACAGTAGAGTCCGAGGCGCCGGTTTTGCCGGGTGCTCGACCGTTGAACCGCTGACCGGCCCGACTGTAGCACTGTGTCAGCACGAAGCAACCGAAATCAATGCAGACGGGGCACCCATAGACGAGGCGCCCAAAGTTAATGTTGGCTGTTACAATCGCCTGCTCCGGTCCGTTAGCGGTCGCGGCTCGGGCCACGAGCGGAGAGGGATAGGAAGATGGATACGGGACTTCGGAATCGTGTCGCGCTGGTTGCGGCCTCCAGCCAGGGATTGGGCAAGGCGGCGGCCGAGGCCTTCGCGGCCGAGGGCTGCCGGCTAGCGCTGTGTGCTCGCAACGAGCAGCAGATTCAGAAAGTTGCCGAATCGATTCGCCAGAAACACGGCGTTGAAGTTCTAGCCCGGCGAGTGGATGTCTCGGAGTTCGACGCGGTCGACAGGTTCGTCCAGGAGGTCGCAGGGCATTTCGGCCAGCTCGACATCTGCGTTACCAACGCTGGAGGCCCGCCCGCAAAAGGGTTCCTCGCCACCACCATGGACGACTGGATGGCCGCTGCGCGGTTGAACCTGCTCAGCACGGTTGCCTTCGCGCACGCGGCGATTCCGCACATGCAGAAAAGGCATTGGGGGCGTTTCATTACGATCACCTCGGTTTCGGTTCGGCAGCCGGTTCCCGATCTCGTGCTGTCGAACTCCATCCGGGCCGGTGTCGTCGGACTGCTGAAGAGCCTGTCGAACGAATTCGGAAAAGACGGGATTTTGTTCAACAACGTAGCTCCGGGTTTTACCGCGACGGACCGGTTGAAAGATCTCGCCGCGGCGCGATCGAAGGCGAGCGGCAAAACGCAGCAGGAAATCTTCGACGGTTGGGCAGCGGACAGCGCGCTGAAACGGCTCGGCGAACCCGAGGAGGTTGCGGACGCGATCGTGTGGCTCGCCTCGGAACGCGCTTCCTGCATAACCGGGCAAACGTTGCTGGTGGATGGCGGAACGTATCGCGGGCTGTAAGGTGCAAGGTGCAAGGCACAAGACATTGGAAGAGAAGGATTTGATCTTTATGTTGAAACATATCTCCTGGGATTCGGTACCGATTGAACAGTTGAATCCGCTACTGCAGCGGCATTTTGTCGTTGGCGAAAACGTGATGATCGCGCGCGTTCTGCTCAAGAAAGGTTCGGTCGTGCCGCGGCATAGCCATCACAATGAGCAACTCACGTACATCCTCGAAGGAGCGCTGAAGTTCTTCATCGACGGCAAGGAGATCGTGGTTGGCGCGGGAGAGGTGCTGTGCATTCCGCCGAACATGCCGCACGAAGCCCTGGCGCTGGAAGACACCGTGGATCTCGATATTTTCAATCCGCCGCGCAAGGACTGGATCGAGAAGAACGACGAGTACCTGCGGTCGGAGGCCGAGGCGCTGAACAAGGTTGGGGAGCGGTGAAGGTAATCTGTCGTCGCTGAAGCGACTCTGTGGCGGTCGCGATGCGAGTTCCCCGCACTTACGTGCGGGGCTACGTTCTCGGACCACGTCATTGACGTCTCACACGGACTCTTACGTGCGGGGCTGATTTCTAGAATCACGCCTTCGTTGTAGACGTGGGCTTTCGCGTGCCGACCTTTTTCTAAAACCGAATAGAGATTCCCTAGCCCGCGGCGGCGACCGGTTGCAGCAGGCCGGCTCCTTTCGCGATCTTTTCCAGTTTCGCGCGCGTTTCCGGTTTTACGCGCAGCATGGGCAGGCGGTAGTTCTCCTCGATGCGGCCCATCATGGCGAGCACGCACTTCACGGGCATCGGATTGGATTCAAGGAAGTTGGCCTGCATCAGCGGGAGGAATTTGCGGTGGAGCTTGCGCGCGCTGGTCCAGTCGCCAGCGAGGGCTGCGCGCGTCATTTCCGCCATCTCTTTAGGAATTTCGTTGGAGGCGACGGAGATGATGCCGGAGCCGCCGAGCGAGATGACGGGCAGCGTGACGGCGTCGTCGCCGCTGAAGACGAGGAAGGATTCGGGGACGGCGTTGAAGACGTCGGCGATTTGCGAGAGGTTGCCGCTGGCTTCCTTGACGGCGATGATATTCGGGATCTGCGCGAGGCGGCCCAGCGTGGCCGGTTCGATGTTGGCGGCGGTGCGGCCGGGCACGTTGTAGAGCACGAGCGGCTTGTCGACGGCTTCGGCGATTGCCTTGAAGTGCTGGTACTGGCCTTCCTGCGTGGGCTTGTTGTAGTAGGGCGAGGCGGTAAGGATGGCGTCGACGCCGGGGATGGCGGCCACGGTGCGAGCGCGCTCAACGGCTTCGGCCGTGCAATTCGAAGTCGCACCGGCGACGATGGGAACGCGCCCATTCACAACTTCAATAGTTATTTCGATGACGCGGAGCCACTCGTCTCGGGTGAGCGTAGGCGTCTCGCCGGTGGTTCCGCAAGGGACGAGAAAGTCGATTTTCGACTCGACCTGCCATGCGACGAGGGAGCGTAGAGATTTTTCGTCGATGGAGCCGTCGCTGAGAAATGGGGTGACGATCGCGGTGCCGCAGCCACGTAGTTTCATAGGAGAATCCCCGAGAAGAATTGGGTCTAGTTTACGGGAAATTGCGGAAATTGACGATTGACGATTTCCGCATTGACGATTGAAAAGAGAATGACGAAATGACGAATGTCGGAATGACGAACAGAAGATCGTGCCA
This is a stretch of genomic DNA from Terriglobia bacterium. It encodes these proteins:
- a CDS encoding sulfatase-like hydrolase/transferase — protein: MLFLSIYCLLAYLPDTYYMLIRAPYLVWLPWLIRFQPWIFSVLAVSLCVVLFLEGKQHVRRLLIEFTLVLLAAAVLFFVTEPLAHIQNDSRSFIWSLVLLFPVLFLGTLDIAADWKLIEAANQQPPRRLGFVVPLLVAGAVGIVDPGTSILRSLQSSSAFHIVARDIWAWLLAVAADLLLCVFLVSLYNLPESLHLSRRPVLRFVVYRLVTWILLDRLLQNVILDSLPFHSIPSQLYSGTLALTSVIFGGSERILLPDIRAWRHRFVEQKKTRVLIGLGCVLVALAYVVPALIGLLDWNYLLEKMWTLILWTGAIITAVLWRRMRSPRPYPALPIVCILVISPLLYVYALAPSTHRTETSDVSMGMSVALAQHVSLDTSYRVVEELWAWRRESWPWRHENTCDELCHFLLAHSNLARTVKATAVDVKLVEKLEPTSIKKPNIFVIVIDSLRQDYVSAYNPAVTFTPEIGKFAAESTVFRNAFTRYNGTALSEPAIWAGAMLLHKKSYLQPFHTLNGMEKLLDTDDYQRFISVDIPVLQVVLQRTPDLVPLDENVKVWTQEDVCSTELDAENKINRRADRRPIFMYAQPQNLHAITLSGLGPYRNPRKPYPGFMPKVASELERVDGCFGRFIHYLKSSGLYNNSIVVLTSDHGDSYGEYGRLGHAWTMNPEDLRIPLIIHLPEKMKSTYYHDPDQIAFNIDITPTLYYLLGHGPVVNDPRFGRPLFTKTPKEAEAYRRDSYLVVNTYTPIYGLLSNNGKSLFIANPLDYTNGYFDLEKDPFGVVNRLNDKILITDQELIHDDVQQIGKLYHFELHEPTFMEWLTH
- a CDS encoding nuclear transport factor 2 family protein; protein product: MKIRPLLPLSLCFCLSLSAATALYAGTPEKEAVLAPVKALFDGMAKRDAAAVKKPLLAGGSMVLMRDGKPVRMTFEEFADRVAKPGTTRIEERIHNPLVRIDHDLAVVWAPFGFLVDGKVDHCGTDLFNLVRTDGEWKIASVADTGRKDCPITPHKAK
- a CDS encoding nuclear transport factor 2 family protein, which translates into the protein MPIIKRAFMLLFSVLLFVLLWNLYTPNQGAWRAAPEWGNATPEVRTSVLNQLQKFQEGYTRRDVKQLDTYMDGVFSRERPVVLGTMPGEIYVGYPEVTKLIREDWESWGDCRFRLDQTQISAVGNVAWFATVGSVKFDLSRYLVLPLRLTGVMVNENGAWKVRQAQFQFDLDISNLLLAQALTAAWIVVNALLLALSAYRKWARHDSAQHARLIARA
- a CDS encoding SDR family oxidoreductase, with amino-acid sequence MDTGLRNRVALVAASSQGLGKAAAEAFAAEGCRLALCARNEQQIQKVAESIRQKHGVEVLARRVDVSEFDAVDRFVQEVAGHFGQLDICVTNAGGPPAKGFLATTMDDWMAAARLNLLSTVAFAHAAIPHMQKRHWGRFITITSVSVRQPVPDLVLSNSIRAGVVGLLKSLSNEFGKDGILFNNVAPGFTATDRLKDLAAARSKASGKTQQEIFDGWAADSALKRLGEPEEVADAIVWLASERASCITGQTLLVDGGTYRGL
- the dapA gene encoding 4-hydroxy-tetrahydrodipicolinate synthase, with the translated sequence MKLRGCGTAIVTPFLSDGSIDEKSLRSLVAWQVESKIDFLVPCGTTGETPTLTRDEWLRVIEITIEVVNGRVPIVAGATSNCTAEAVERARTVAAIPGVDAILTASPYYNKPTQEGQYQHFKAIAEAVDKPLVLYNVPGRTAANIEPATLGRLAQIPNIIAVKEASGNLSQIADVFNAVPESFLVFSGDDAVTLPVISLGGSGIISVASNEIPKEMAEMTRAALAGDWTSARKLHRKFLPLMQANFLESNPMPVKCVLAMMGRIEENYRLPMLRVKPETRAKLEKIAKGAGLLQPVAAAG
- a CDS encoding M50 family metallopeptidase, which codes for MSQQPGSFRLFRVAGITVYLHSLWFVVAVFEISARKNYYSSISWNIAEYLGLFLIVLLHEFGHALACKQVGGSADRILLWPLGGVAYVSPPERPGATLWSIAAGPLVNVVIAGILFAVPYVDPSLLSTPGDMRLFIRSITLINWVLLVFNLLPVYPLDGGQILRSLLWFVFGRARSLSITAWIGFAGGIALLALALKAGSVWLGAVALYMLFRCWRGMQGARALAKLESLPRRPDFACPSCTQSPQIGDFWKCRCGTRFDTFATQATCPQCGTQYPRTTCFNCRTQHPIEEWRRLSAASSSA
- a CDS encoding cupin domain-containing protein, whose amino-acid sequence is MLKHISWDSVPIEQLNPLLQRHFVVGENVMIARVLLKKGSVVPRHSHHNEQLTYILEGALKFFIDGKEIVVGAGEVLCIPPNMPHEALALEDTVDLDIFNPPRKDWIEKNDEYLRSEAEALNKVGER
- a CDS encoding thymidine phosphorylase, producing the protein MLVVELIKKKRDGRELSCQEIEFIISAYTRGEVPDYQVSAFLMATFLRGMTRAETSALLHSMLYSGQVLDFSDLPARKIDKHSTGGVGDKTSLILSPVVAAGGVYVPMLSGRGLGHTGGTLDKLEAIPGFSVNLTLDKFRTVLTKVGCAMIGQTAEVAPADKKLYALRDVTGTVESPPLICASIMSKKLAEGIDGLVLDVKTGSGAFMKKEEDSEALARLMVDVGTDMGKRMVALITDMDQPLGNKVGNALEVEECIEVLRGGGPEDLRILSLELCGWMFYLGERADSPEAGKKLAWDLIATGRALEKFKEMIVAQGGEPQIVDAPWKLPRSQRVGNIFAPTEGFITSIACEQVGIASLLLGGGRAKKEDTIDPAVGITLQKKVGDFVHNNDTLCTIHYNDERNLAEARELLAAAFHIGEHLPATPRPLIHKIIRGKNV